One genomic region from Branchiostoma lanceolatum isolate klBraLanc5 chromosome 7, klBraLanc5.hap2, whole genome shotgun sequence encodes:
- the LOC136439245 gene encoding transmembrane protein 208-like isoform X3, producing the protein MPPKGKQGTKGQKQIVEENKATIKFYLYVIAGANALYFLPTLFLYWDSFSWVTGCLLGFATLVYLASLQSMRSMARPTYSESGALMDGGIDLNMESGMAEHLKDIVLLTAIVQVISIFSNYFWLLWLLVPGYAFYMLWVNILAPWVFAPAPDVDEKKMKKMERRVGKQRF; encoded by the exons ATGCCG CCCAAAGGGAAACAGGGAACCAAA GGGCAGAAACAGATCGTGGAGGAGAACAAGGCCACCATCAAGTTCTACCTGTATGTTATAGCAGGGGCAAAT GCTTTGTACTTTCTACCAACACTGTTCCTGTACTGGGACTCTTTCTCATGGGTGACTGGG TGCCTGTTGGGTTTCGCCACCCTGGTGTATCTGGCCTCGCTCCAGTCCATGCGGAGTATGGCACGACCCACGTACTCGGAGTCAGGAGCCCTGATGGACGGTGGGATTGATCTCAACATGGAGTCAGGCATGGCAGA GCACCTGAAGGATATAGTACTACTGACTGCCATAGTCCAGGTCATCAGTATATTCTCCAACTACTTCTGGCTACTATGGCTTCTG GTGCCAGGCTATGCCTTCTACATGCTGTGGGTGAACATTCTGGCACCCTGGGTCTTTGCACCTGCTCCCGATgttgatgaaaagaaaatgaagaagaTGGAAAGGAGAGTAGGGAAGCAACGGTTTTGA
- the LOC136439245 gene encoding transmembrane protein 208-like isoform X1: MAEEGGRGKGGGPKGKQGTKGQKQIVEENKATIKFYLYVIAGANALYFLPTLFLYWDSFSWVTGCLLGFATLVYLASLQSMRSMARPTYSESGALMDGGIDLNMESGMAEHLKDIVLLTAIVQVISIFSNYFWLLWLLVPGYAFYMLWVNILAPWVFAPAPDVDEKKMKKMERRVGKQRF, translated from the exons ATGGCGGAAGAAGGGGGAAGAgggaaagggggaggg CCCAAAGGGAAACAGGGAACCAAA GGGCAGAAACAGATCGTGGAGGAGAACAAGGCCACCATCAAGTTCTACCTGTATGTTATAGCAGGGGCAAAT GCTTTGTACTTTCTACCAACACTGTTCCTGTACTGGGACTCTTTCTCATGGGTGACTGGG TGCCTGTTGGGTTTCGCCACCCTGGTGTATCTGGCCTCGCTCCAGTCCATGCGGAGTATGGCACGACCCACGTACTCGGAGTCAGGAGCCCTGATGGACGGTGGGATTGATCTCAACATGGAGTCAGGCATGGCAGA GCACCTGAAGGATATAGTACTACTGACTGCCATAGTCCAGGTCATCAGTATATTCTCCAACTACTTCTGGCTACTATGGCTTCTG GTGCCAGGCTATGCCTTCTACATGCTGTGGGTGAACATTCTGGCACCCTGGGTCTTTGCACCTGCTCCCGATgttgatgaaaagaaaatgaagaagaTGGAAAGGAGAGTAGGGAAGCAACGGTTTTGA
- the LOC136439245 gene encoding transmembrane protein 208-like isoform X2 has protein sequence MFPPVTFPPAPKGKQGTKGQKQIVEENKATIKFYLYVIAGANALYFLPTLFLYWDSFSWVTGCLLGFATLVYLASLQSMRSMARPTYSESGALMDGGIDLNMESGMAEHLKDIVLLTAIVQVISIFSNYFWLLWLLVPGYAFYMLWVNILAPWVFAPAPDVDEKKMKKMERRVGKQRF, from the exons ATGTTTCCACCTGTTACTTTCCCACCTGCC CCCAAAGGGAAACAGGGAACCAAA GGGCAGAAACAGATCGTGGAGGAGAACAAGGCCACCATCAAGTTCTACCTGTATGTTATAGCAGGGGCAAAT GCTTTGTACTTTCTACCAACACTGTTCCTGTACTGGGACTCTTTCTCATGGGTGACTGGG TGCCTGTTGGGTTTCGCCACCCTGGTGTATCTGGCCTCGCTCCAGTCCATGCGGAGTATGGCACGACCCACGTACTCGGAGTCAGGAGCCCTGATGGACGGTGGGATTGATCTCAACATGGAGTCAGGCATGGCAGA GCACCTGAAGGATATAGTACTACTGACTGCCATAGTCCAGGTCATCAGTATATTCTCCAACTACTTCTGGCTACTATGGCTTCTG GTGCCAGGCTATGCCTTCTACATGCTGTGGGTGAACATTCTGGCACCCTGGGTCTTTGCACCTGCTCCCGATgttgatgaaaagaaaatgaagaagaTGGAAAGGAGAGTAGGGAAGCAACGGTTTTGA